A part of Triplophysa dalaica isolate WHDGS20190420 chromosome 17, ASM1584641v1, whole genome shotgun sequence genomic DNA contains:
- the si:ch73-127m5.2 gene encoding uncharacterized protein si:ch73-127m5.2: protein MDPTTGMHMSSVPQNADLVHVTVSNPMISMYQPQPQPPNITQIITQHVVPQEVSCQALQHAIPSHIQAPSHIQTQSHLHQVTHLQPQQPQGHISTQGHMTTQDPSEGHSAQTSQDCAVNSVQVPFAEVASLLDPNMKSSKARKYHINYEEVKRRLEAPEKMSLRSLAAYTRVSRGPASKKTLLESLNVFGLSPSTNTAVSSSFSKLTEGDTAALCKDMKDFALQYVDYENMAKQLLPETNQVQHWSKIIETRNYLEGMRKMFNEPANSHLFSNVTHGLGNGMMDVALDIIDTVIDRQIRILSGNTDPKPEPPSRRIRKRNRKPKAATEDGKPKDKSKRGRKKGKQMRLDSAVPEVQQSTDMESNVLTLVSVGYETISSGLNTTNTGLA from the exons ATGGATCCGACTACGGGTATGCACATGTCGTCTGTTCCCCAGAACGCCGATCTCGTCCATGTCACTGTCAGTAACCCCATGATATCCATGTATCAGCCTCAACCGCAACCTCCAAACATCACCCAGATCATCACGCAGCACGTGGTACCTCAAGAAGTCTCCTGTCAGGCCCTACAACACGCTATTCCATCCCACATCCAAGCGCCGTCACACATCCAGACTCAGTCTCACCTCCACCAAGTGACACATCTACAGCCTCAGCAACCTCAAGGCCATATTTCAACGCAAGGCCATATGACAACACAGGATCCATCAGAAGGCCATAGTGCACAAACATCTCAGGACTGTGCAGTGAACTCGGTGCAGGTCCCTTTTGCGGAAGTAGCCTCTCTGCTGGACCCTAACATGAAAAGTTCAAAGGCACGTAAGTACCACATCAATTACGAGGAGGTCAAAAGGAGATTGGAAGCACCCGAGAAGATGTCGCTCCGGTCTCTGGCCGCCTACACGAGAGTTAGCCGAGGTCCGGCTAGTAAGAAGACCCTACTGGAGTCCCTCAACGTTTTTGGACTGTCACCGAGCACCAACACGGCTGTGTCCAGCTCATTTTCTAAACTAACCGAAG GTGACACGGCGGCACTTTGCAAAGACATGAAGGACTTTGCGCTGCAGTATGTAGATTATGAAAACATGGCTAAACAGTTGCTTCCTGAAACAAACCAGGTGCAACATTGGTCAAAAATCATTGAAACAAG GAACTATCTTGAGGGGATGCGTAAAATGTTCAATGAACCCGCGAACAGCCACCTGTTCTCCAACGTTACGCACGGCCTCGGTAACGGAATGATGGACGTGGCACTTGACATCATCGACACCGTCATCGACAGACAAATCCGAATCCTCTCAGGGAACACAGACCCCAAACCCGAACCTCCATCGAGAAGGATCAGGAAACGCAACCGTAAGCCCAAAGCTGCCACGGAAGACGGAAAACCTAAAGACAAAAGTAAACGAGGTCGAAAGAAAGGAAAACAGATGCGTCTGGATTCCGCCGTTCCAGAGGTTCAACAGTCCACAGATATGGAGAGCAACGTCTTAACGTTGGTCTCTGTGGGATACGAAACTATTTCAAGCGGACTCAACACCACCAATACAGGTCTTGCTTGA